The Phytoactinopolyspora mesophila DNA window TGGACCATCTCAGTGCCAGTAACGCCGAAGCGGATCATGTCCGGCCACTCGAGGGCCTTGCAGACGGACTCGGCGGCCACGATCTCCACCGAGTGCTGACCACCGAGAATCAAACCGTGCTCGCTGACCTCGTGTACCGCTTCCACCACACTCTTGGGTGCATGACCGAGCAGGTTCGGGCCTTGGCCTAGCACGTAGTCCACGTAGCTGTTGCCGTCCACATCCCACAGCCATGCCCCCTCGGCGTGATCGAAGAACACCTTTGGCGCCGCGAGGCGGATGTTGGAGTGCACTCCGCCGGGGGTCCGCTCACAAGCTTTCAGATGCAACTCGTTCGAACGTGTGCGTTGTGGGACGGCGTCGCTCATGAGGGCTCCCTCGCCAAAAGAAGATCAGCGGTCGCAGAGAAACACGCGAACGAACTGGCTAGTGAAACTAGTGTTTCATTAGCGTATCCGCGACAGTGGAGCTATACAAGCACGCGCCCACAGCGACTGTCAGGAGGCCTCTTTCCTTCCGAGGTGGTTGGCGGCGTTGATGAGTAGCGCCGCCGCTTGTTCGATGTGTTTCATAGTGAACCGGCTGGCGGGCCCGCTGATGCTGAGAGCGGCGGGGATGTTGGTGCCGTGGACGGCGACGGCGACGCAGCGGCCGTCGATGTCGTTCTCGCGGTCGTCGATCGCGTAGCCGCGGCGGCGTACCTTGGTGAGGTCGTCGAGGTAGTCGTCGATGGTGGTGATCGTGTTGGTGGTGCGTGCACTCAGATCGGTGCGCTCGAGGATTTCGCGGACGCGAGCCTCGGGTTGGAGGGAGGCGATGGCCTTGCCGAGGGCGGTGCAGTGCAGGGGATCACGGCTGCCCTCGTCTCTGGACATCCGGACGTCGCGGTGGCTAGGGACGGTTTCGACGTAGACCACGTTCTTGCCGGTGAGGACGCCGAGGTTGGCTGTTTCTCCGGTGTCGTTGCGTAGTGACTCGAGCCATGGCCTGGCGCGTTCCTGCAGGATGGTCAGGGCGCGTGACTGCATACCCACGAAGCCGAGGCCGAGGCGGTATTGCCCGTTGGGGTCGCGTTCCACCCACTCGGCGGCTTCGAGTGTCCAGAGATACCGGAACGTGGTGGGCTTGGCGAGGTCGATCGTGGAGCTGATCTCCGCAAGTGAGAGTCCTTCGACGGACTCTTGCATCAGGTTCAGCATGGTGATGACGCGCTCGACGGAGCGGTTGGTGTAGTTGCGGTCGAGCTCCGGGGAAACGCTTGCCCGCGTAGGGGCGTCGTTGACATCGATCGCTTCTTCGCCTGTGGCTTCATCCCTGGTGTTGTCGACCTGTTGTCGCGGGGCCCTCCGCCCCTGGCTGCGCTTGCGTGGCATGCTCGTCTCCTCATCCATGGACTTTGGATCAACTGTTTCAGAAGTCTACTGGAGGATTTGGGCTGCTAGAAGTCATAGTGCGAAGCTTGCCGCCGCCGGCTCACGGTCAGAATGACGTTCGGTGCGGTGTGCTGCGGTGTGCTGCGGTGGGGCGCCTCCGGCCGAAAAGGGCCACATGCACGTATGTCACGCTGGAGTTGCGGTGTTGTCACGATGAAACAGGCGATTGTCCGCCTCGGGGGCGCAGGTCGGGCTTGCGGTTGCGTATGTTGCGCATTGGCGGACAATGATAGGTAATCCAGCGGGTGAGACCCAGATCACAGCCGTCGAAGAGGGTGAGGGTTATACGTCGAGGGTTTGGGTCTGCGCGGTGGCTGGCAGGCTTCCCCGGACCGCGGAAGTAACCAGCTGGTATGTATCGCGAAGGTGGACGAGCACTGAGCCGATCGACTGGCGTCGCGAGACGTCGTCCGGGGATGACGAGGTGATCGGGATGGTTGAGCTCCCGGCAAATCCGTTGGCGATTGAGTTGTCCCTCACCAATCAGGAGCTGTGGTGGCAGACGAAGGATGACTCTGATGGGGTGGAGTATTGGCGCGCTTCTGCCGACGTCTGGGGTCTTGATCCCTGCCCACCGGATCGCCGCCACGTAGGGCTCTTCAGACTTGCTGTTGTCGAGCTCAACCCCGAGCGGAACTTGCTGGATTCACTCGAGGTGGGCGAGTGGGAGTTCGAATACATCGCAGAGACGGTGCTCAATCTGAACGACGGAACGCTCGTCCCGGAGCTGGACGCACAGATCAGCAATGGCATGCAGCGGATGGTGATTCTCTGCGGATTCGAGCTGGCGGAGGTCTGGCGTGGGCATGGTCTGGCTGCACCGCTGATCGGCGCCACACTTGGACGGTTCTCGGAGACGGCACGGCTGGCGGTTTGCCGGATCTCACCCGCCGACTTCAACGGTGAATGCCCGGATCGGATATCGGCTGAACTGACGGCGTTGCGTCTCGGGGCGCTGCTGGAACGAGTCGGGTTCTTTCTGTGGAAGGGCGTCTACGTCGTGGATCTCAATGACCGAGCCTTGGCCGATGCCGGCTTTGGTCTCTTCCGGCAGTGGGGGCCGTGTGGGGGAGACTGCTGAGTAGCGGAATTCGGCACGGGGCCACAGACTCGATCCTGAGGGAAGTCACGGGTGACGTGCGGGCAATGTGCGGCTATCCTTGATCAAGTCTGGCCCGGGCATAGGGCGCTTCTGGGGGGATAGGCGATGGAGCTTCGCCGTGCAACTGAAATGGCGTCGAGATGATGGCGCTGCCGCTTGCTGATTACGAGCTGATCCGCGCGACTGACTTCGACGAGGCCAAAGACGCGCTGTTCAGGAGTTGGCGGCCGCACCACTTGGAGCGGGTGGGAGCCTCCACGGCGGTTGACTTCCAGCTGAACGGCGTCCCGCTTGGCGAGATGAGCGTCAGCGCCATGACCTTTGGAGCCGAGGTTGTCAGCGACATCGCTCCGTTCGGGATCTTCGCCATCCTGGTCTCCGTCTCGGGCGAATGTGTGATCCGTTCAGACAGCCAGCAAGCTACTGTCAAGCGAGGGCGAGCAGCGGTGTTGTCGGCAACAGACCGCATCCGCACCCATTGGTCGTCGGACTGTGCCGTACTGATCTTCACGCTTGATGCGGGCGGCATCGAGCGACATCTCAGTGAGATCCTGGACGAGAAGCTGACAGATCCGCTGCGCTTCGAGCTGGAGATGGACATCCGCGCCGGGCGGGGGCGTGACTTGTATCGCCGGG harbors:
- a CDS encoding IclR family transcriptional regulator: MPRKRSQGRRAPRQQVDNTRDEATGEEAIDVNDAPTRASVSPELDRNYTNRSVERVITMLNLMQESVEGLSLAEISSTIDLAKPTTFRYLWTLEAAEWVERDPNGQYRLGLGFVGMQSRALTILQERARPWLESLRNDTGETANLGVLTGKNVVYVETVPSHRDVRMSRDEGSRDPLHCTALGKAIASLQPEARVREILERTDLSARTTNTITTIDDYLDDLTKVRRRGYAIDDRENDIDGRCVAVAVHGTNIPAALSISGPASRFTMKHIEQAAALLINAANHLGRKEAS
- a CDS encoding cupin domain-containing protein — translated: MALPLADYELIRATDFDEAKDALFRSWRPHHLERVGASTAVDFQLNGVPLGEMSVSAMTFGAEVVSDIAPFGIFAILVSVSGECVIRSDSQQATVKRGRAAVLSATDRIRTHWSSDCAVLIFTLDAGGIERHLSEILDEKLTDPLRFELEMDIRAGRGRDLYRRGLRQLLDRLEQHDAMLDDLSVAARFEAFIMRALMMAQPNNYSARLASLMSE